A single Plasmodium yoelii strain 17X genome assembly, chromosome: 10 DNA region contains:
- a CDS encoding fam-a protein, with amino-acid sequence MNKGYIKISLAFLSLVGYMQNVAFASERAANFANKADSDLHETVFDKYRGFVCYDIYEISEAMDHAKNASTLLLKLSETGTDSYSSFFKGNGNNIIYFKKIGNMDIGRFQFTIPFAYKYSDIIKELWDFNDIQKYNYKFIKGNLARVYSKNIIMFEKLITDSNYTPLIKKYILAAKVKHSNDTTVILCPSRALNYLGIIGDEPNMKEILKNTQPIETDIDPEEALTKLDTNIAGFVVKKCNNGVQITYINAVYDSGNSIEYAYDKRDIYFVYMNILSLEQRI; translated from the exons atgaataaaggATATATTAAGATTTCTTTGGCATTTTTAAGTCTCGTAGGATATATGCAAAATGTAGCATTTGCATCTGAACGTGCTGCAAATTTTGCTAATAAGGCCGACTCCGACCTCCATGAAACAGT ATTTGATAAATACAGAGGCTTTGTATGTTATGACATTTATGAAATTTCGGAAGCAATGGATCATGCAAAAAATGCTTCAACACTTTTACTAAAACTTTCTGAGACTGGTACAGACAGTTATTCGAGCTTTTTTAAAGGAAATGGAAacaacattatatattttaagaaaattggaaatatggATATTGGAAGATTTCAGTTTACGATCCCATTTGCCTATAAG taCTCTGATATAATAAAGGAACTCTGGGATTTCAATGATATCCAAAAATACAATTACAAGTTTATTAAGg gAAATCTTGCTCGTGTATACtccaaaaatataatcatgtTTGAAAAACTTATCACAGATTCTAATTATACACCcctcataaaaaaatatattttagcCGCAAAAGTTAAA CATTCAAATGACACAACTGTAATTCTTTGTCCTTCAAGAGCTCTAAATTATCTCGGTATAATTGGTGATGAACCTAATATGaaagaaatattaaaaaatacacaacCAATCGAAACTGACATTGATCCTGAGGAAGCATTAACCAAATTGGATACTAACATAGCCGGTTTTGtagttaaaaaatgcaaCAACGGCGTTCAAATTACTTATATCAACGCT GTTTATGATAGTGGAAATTCTATCGAGTATGCATACGATAAAagagatatatattttgtatatatgaatatcCTAAGCTTAGAACAACGTATTTGA